One Nocardioides oleivorans DNA segment encodes these proteins:
- the ftsX gene encoding permease-like cell division protein FtsX yields the protein MQLRYVFSELGQGLRRNLSMHLAVVLTLFVSLTLVGLGLMFQQQATRAAEQWGNQLQITVFLCRNGDSNPTCPNAVTDAQKTAIEQVVQDNPEVKDFHFESSETALEKAKELYDESIFSGDNPVLTADDMPQTVWITLNDPEQYEGITSAVQGLDGVSRVQDLRQIISPILGALNLLKLVALVTAGVLVLAALLLVANTIRLAAFARRREIGIMRLVGASTLYIALPFLLEALVTAVLGVTLAGGALAAVQQFGIEGRGDDTLKFIPWIGWAEFRLALGAIAILGPLLTLLPTLVLTRKYLKV from the coding sequence ATGCAGCTTCGTTACGTCTTCTCCGAGCTCGGCCAGGGCCTGCGGCGCAACCTGTCCATGCACCTCGCCGTCGTGCTCACCCTCTTCGTCTCCCTCACGCTCGTCGGGCTCGGCCTGATGTTCCAGCAGCAGGCGACCAGGGCGGCCGAGCAGTGGGGCAACCAGCTCCAGATCACCGTGTTCCTGTGCCGCAACGGCGACAGCAACCCGACGTGCCCCAACGCGGTCACCGACGCGCAGAAGACCGCGATCGAGCAGGTCGTGCAGGACAACCCCGAGGTGAAGGACTTCCACTTCGAGTCCAGCGAGACCGCCCTGGAGAAGGCCAAGGAGCTCTACGACGAGAGCATCTTCTCGGGCGACAACCCGGTGCTGACCGCCGACGACATGCCGCAGACGGTGTGGATCACCCTCAACGACCCCGAGCAGTACGAGGGCATCACGAGTGCCGTCCAGGGCCTCGACGGGGTCTCACGCGTGCAGGACCTGCGCCAGATCATCTCCCCGATCCTCGGCGCCCTGAACCTGCTGAAGCTGGTCGCGCTGGTGACGGCCGGCGTGCTGGTCCTCGCCGCACTGCTCCTCGTCGCCAACACGATCCGGCTCGCCGCCTTCGCCCGTCGTCGCGAGATCGGGATCATGCGGCTGGTCGGCGCCTCGACGCTCTACATCGCCCTGCCCTTCCTGCTGGAGGCCCTCGTCACGGCGGTGCTGGGCGTCACGCTGGCCGGCGGCGCGCTCGCAGCCGTCCAGCAGTTCGGCATCGAGGGCCGGGGGGACGACACGTTGAAGTTCATCCCGTGGATCGGGTGGGCGGAGTTCCGGCTGGCCCTGGGTGCGATCGCGATCCTCGGACCGCTGCTGACGTTGCTCCCGACACTCGTGTTGACGCGCAAATACCTCAAAGTCTGA
- a CDS encoding SigE family RNA polymerase sigma factor, with the protein MRDGPEGDFADFYEATWSRTLAVTYALTGDRGVAEELAQEAYVKAWQHWGKVARYDQPAAWVRQVATRLSVSRWRRTKVAAAWLSRNRTEAHAPPPDETSTALVQALLRIPEAQRRAVVLHHLADLPVDEVARIEHCPVGTVKARLSRGRAALALLLTDHPADEPNGAHTHA; encoded by the coding sequence ATGCGGGACGGGCCCGAGGGCGACTTCGCGGACTTCTACGAGGCCACGTGGTCGCGCACGCTCGCGGTGACGTACGCCCTCACCGGCGACCGCGGCGTGGCCGAGGAGCTCGCGCAGGAGGCCTACGTCAAGGCGTGGCAGCACTGGGGCAAGGTCGCGCGCTACGACCAGCCCGCCGCGTGGGTGCGCCAGGTCGCGACCCGGCTCTCCGTCAGCCGCTGGCGTCGTACGAAGGTCGCCGCGGCCTGGCTCTCGCGCAACCGCACCGAGGCGCACGCACCCCCTCCCGACGAGACGTCGACGGCGCTGGTGCAGGCGCTGCTCCGGATCCCCGAGGCGCAACGACGTGCGGTCGTGCTGCACCACCTGGCCGACCTCCCCGTCGACGAGGTCGCCCGGATCGAGCACTGCCCGGTCGGGACCGTCAAGGCCCGGCTGTCCCGCGGTCGCGCCGCGCTCGCCCTCCTCCTCACCGACCATCCGGCCGACGAGCCGAACGGAGCCCACACCCATGCCTGA
- the ftsE gene encoding cell division ATP-binding protein FtsE — MIRFEKVTKTYPGHPHAALDNISVDVEKGEFVFLVGSSGSGKSTFLRLVLREYRPTTGKVYVAGKEINRLAGWKVPRLRRDIGTVFQDFRLLPNKTVTENVAFALQVIGKSRKEIKDVVPETLELVGLGGKGDRMPDELSGGEQQRVAVARAFVNRPMILIADEPTGNLDPTTSVGIMKLLDRINRTGTTVVMATHDSGIVDQMRKRVIELENGHVVRDQAQGVYGHQN; from the coding sequence GTGATTCGCTTCGAGAAGGTCACCAAGACCTATCCCGGCCACCCCCACGCAGCCCTCGACAACATCTCCGTCGACGTCGAGAAGGGGGAGTTCGTCTTCCTCGTGGGCTCCTCGGGTTCCGGCAAGTCGACCTTCCTGCGCCTCGTGCTGCGTGAGTACCGGCCCACGACCGGGAAGGTCTACGTCGCCGGCAAGGAGATCAACCGGCTGGCCGGCTGGAAGGTGCCGCGGCTGCGGCGCGACATCGGCACCGTCTTCCAGGACTTCCGGCTGCTGCCCAACAAGACGGTCACGGAGAACGTCGCCTTCGCGCTCCAGGTCATCGGCAAGTCGCGCAAGGAGATCAAGGACGTCGTCCCGGAGACCCTCGAGCTGGTCGGCCTCGGCGGCAAGGGGGACCGGATGCCCGACGAGCTCTCCGGTGGTGAGCAGCAGCGCGTCGCCGTGGCGCGCGCCTTCGTCAACCGGCCGATGATCCTGATCGCCGACGAGCCGACCGGAAACCTCGACCCGACCACGTCGGTCGGCATCATGAAGCTCCTCGACCGGATCAACCGCACCGGTACGACCGTGGTGATGGCCACGCACGACTCCGGCATCGTCGACCAGATGCGCAAGCGCGTCATCGAGCTCGAGAACGGCCACGTCGTGCGCGACCAGGCGCAGGGCGTCTACGGCCACCAGAACTGA